CCGCAATGGAAGCCATCAGGCTACCCGCCGGGGCAGTCGCATCCAGCCGCCGGTTCAACTTGCCGGCAGCAATTTCGCTGGCCAGCTGCGCGGCCTGTTCCGGCTCGCCACCCAAGGCACGGTAGATTTTTCGTGCCATCCACACCGCTACCGCGCCAATGGCGGCAAACAGCAGCAGGCCAGTTGCCATATACCGCAGCGCCACCTGCCAAAAAGCCGCCTGGATGTCATCGGTCCAGGCACCGAAGCCGATAATCCAGTCCCAGCCATCGATACGGGTTACGCCGTTGATCTTCAGCACCTCGTCGCTACCGCCAGGCTTTACCACCATCAACTCGACAAAGCCGATATTCTGCGTGGCCAGCACATCCAGATAGCGGTTGAAGTCATGGCGGCCATCCGGCAGCGGCTTGCCAAAATCCACCTGCCCCACACCCTTGTCACCCGGCAGCACCAGACCCAGCGCGCCGGTGGTGCGCGCCCACAGATACAGGCTTTTCTCGTAGCGCATGCTGTGCAGGGCATCGATGGCACGGCGCTGCGCCTCAGCACGGCTCAGCTGCCCGGCTTGCTCCAGTTGCTGGAAATACCTTACCTGCTGCCCTGCCAGCGTCAGCACGGTGCGAATGGATTCATGACGCTGCTCTAGCATGGCAGCGCGCAAGGACGCCAGCCCCATGACAGCCAGCAGCAGACCGCCCAGCGCCGCCAGCCCCACAATCAGCCCCAGACGTGTTGATAGTTTCATGTTCTGTCTCCTCGTGTTTTATATGCAGTGCCGGACAGGCTGTGCCATCATCAGCCCTTGTCACACCCGCTCAGCCGGCCAGCGCCTGGCGCGCACCATTCTGGTGAATTCGGAGCGGAGAAAGAAGCCATTGCCAGCCATAACAGTTATAACAACTTGCTATGTCTGACAGCCATGTGGAGACAAGCAGGTGTTTAAGATCAAGGCGGTGATTTTTGATTGCGATGGTACGCTGGTGGATAGCGAAAGCCTGTCGGCACGGCTGCTGGGCCGCATCCTGCAGCAGCATGGCCATGCGCTGGATGAAGAGATCATCCTGCATTATTTCCGGGGCCGGCCCTATGCGCGCTTTCTGGACGACATCAGCCAGCACTTTCCGCAACTGGACCGTGAACGGTTCAGCCAGCAGTTTCGCCAGCAAAGCCTGCAGCTGCTGGGCAGCCAGTTGCAGATCATGCCCGGCGCGCATGATCTGCTGGCGGCGCTACAGCTACCGCGCTGCATTGCCTCCAACGGCCCGCGCGAAAAAATTGAAACCAGCCTGCACAGCACCGGGCTGAAACCCTATTTTGGCGAAGCCATCATCAGTGCCTACGAAGTAAATGCCTGGAAGCCGGACCCGGCGCTGATTCACCACGCCCTGCAACTGCTGCGGGTAGATGCCGCCGATTGCCTGCTGGTGGAGGACAGCGCCTCCGGCATTGCCGCTGGCCTCGCCGCAGGGGTAGCCGTGGCCGGCGTACACCTGCACGAGGACACCGCCGCCCAGTTTGCCGGGCAAATCAGCATCTTCCCCGGCCTGCAACAGCTGGCGGCAGCCTTAGGGCTTTCCCTCCCCCACCGGCAATAGCCAAAAAAAAGCGGAGGAGCCAGGCTCCTCCGCACAGTACTGACTGAGTCAGTTTCGGATTGCTACAGAGAAAAACTTACTACGCAGCGGTGGCAGCCACGGCGGCGCGCAGGCCCAGGAGATAGCTTTCTGTGCCAAAGCCACAGATCTGCCCTTTGGCAATTTCGGCAAATACCGACTGGTGGCGGAATGGTTCACGGGCGTGGATGTTGGACATGTGGATTTCCACGATGGGCACGGTCAGGATGGCCAGCGCATCGCGAATGCCATAGCTGTAATGCGTCCAGGCACCGGCATTGATCAGCACCGCGTCCACGCCATCGGCATAGGCCTGATGGATGCGCTCGCACATTTCGCCTTCGTGATTGGTCTGGAAGCTTTCCACTTCCACATCCAGCTCGCGGCCCAGCGCCTGCAGGCGCGCGTCGATCTCGGCCAGTGTCACCGTGCCGTACTGCTTCGGGTCGCGCTTGCCGAACATATTGTGGTTGATGCCATGCAGCATCAGCATTTTCTTCATGATGCCAACCCTCAGTAATTCAGTGTGGCCACAGCACGCAGCTCTTCCGGCGTGGTGCTGCCAAAACCGAAGAATTCCAGATAGGCCGGAATCATTTCAAACAACATGTCGGTGCCCAGCTGTATCGGGCAGCCCTTGGCCTGTGCCGCCGCCAGCAGCGGGGTGATTTCCTTTTTCATCACTACTTCGCCAACAAAGGTGTCCGGGCTGACACGGTCCATGTCAAACGGCAGCGGGTCGTCGTCCTTCATGCCCAGCGGGGTGGCGTTGACGATCAGCTCGAAACCCGCCGGGTCATTGCTGCCCACCGATACCTTCAACTGCGGATAATGCTGACGCAAGCGCCCTGCCAGTGCTTCCGAGGACGCGGTATTGCTGTCGAACAAGGCCATTTCGGCCACACCGGCAGCCGCCAGCGAGGCGGCAATGGCACACCCCACCCCGCCATTGCCGGACACCAGCACCTTGCGCCCTTTCAGCGCAAAACCCTTGCGCTCCACGCCGCGCACAAAGCCGGCACCGTCAAACTGGTCGCCCAGCAGCGTGCCATCCGGGCGAACCAGAATGGCATTGCAGGCACCGGCAATGGCGGCGGTGGGAGTGATTTCGTCCATCAGGCCCAGTGTAGTGACCTTGTGCGGCATGGTGACCAGTGCGCCACGCAGATTGGTGAACTTGCGGATGCTGGCGACCGCCGCCACATAATCTTCCGGCTTGACTCCAATGGGCATCACCACCGCATCGATGCCCTTGCTATCAAACCAGGGGTTGTAAATCATCGGAGCCTTGAAGCTCTCGGTGGGATAACCCAGATGGGCAATCAGCGTTGTCTTGCCACTAATCACGCATGTCTCCAATCGTTTTGCTATCGTGATGCGCTTGCATCCGGCGGGATCAAACCGTCCCGTCACATGGCTGCATCATGGGCTGTTTGGCCGGGGCATCCAACAGCAAAATCGCTCTAGCTGATATATCAATATTGATATCTCGGTACAGCAACCCTGCACTCCAGGCATAACATGATGACTGCTTCCATTTCACTGCATACCGCAAGGTACCGCGCGCAGCCGTGGCTGGCCGCCGTTAGCAGCAATTCAATAGCGCAATATTTTTAGCAACAGTTGTGCAGCGCCTTATGGTTAAACCACTTTGCCATCATCACTCTTAATGCTTAATAAATATTTTTTAAAAAAATAATATATATATTAAACATTTATCGTAATTAAGATTTATCTAATTTTTTATCCAATCGCGCTTGCTGGCTTAAGCAAGAAATGCAACCATGAGTGGCTTGATCAACAAAGAAATGAGGCTGGCATGAAGCTGACCATTGCACAAAGACTAAGCTGCACCCTGCTGGTTTGCCTGATCGCCATCCTGACCGTTGCCGGCTTTGCCTATCGCAACATGCGCACGGCACAGGAACAGGTGGAATACATCGACAACAATGTGCTGCCCAGCATTCAGCTACTGTACGAATCCACCATTTACGGCGAACGCCTGCGTATCAACATCCGTGACTACATGCTGGCAGGTGATGCCAGTGAGCGAACCGCCGCCGGCGAGCGCCTGCAAAGCAATGCCAGCAAGGTGGAAGAAGGCCTGAACAACTATGCCGCCCACTTTATTTCAGATGAACAGGACAAGCAGCTACTGGCCACAGACAAATCCCTGCTGAAGCTCTACCTGAACAAGACCCGGGATATCCAGGCCATGGCCGATGCCAGCAATATGGAGGGCATGCGCAAGGAAATTTCCCAAACCGGCGAATTCCGCAATCTGGCCATGAAGTTTACCGAGGCGATGGAAAACCACGTTGCCTACAACAACAAGACAGCCAAGCAGCTGACCGAAGATGGTCAGCGCAATTACCATCAGGCGCTCAACCTGTTTGTCACCGTCATCGTATTGGCCATCCTGGTGGCTGGTGGCCTTGGCTTCATGCTGGTACGTGAAATCCGCCAGCGCATGCAGGCTTTCCGCGATGGCCTGCGTCATGTGGCACGCGAACTGGATTTCACCCAGCGCATCAAGATCCACCGCCAGGATGAACTGGGCAACACGGCAGAAGCCTTCAACAAGCTGCTGGATACCCTGCAGAGCAGCCTGCAGTCGGTAAAACAGGGCGCACTGACCATTGCCGGCGTGTCCACCGAACTGGCCTCTACCGCCACACAGGTTGCCACGGCAGCCCAGCACCAGAGCAGTGCCTCGTCCAATATGGCCGCCACCGTCGAAGAAATGACAGTCAGCGTCAACCACGTGGCAGACCGCGCCAGCGAAGCCAATACCGCTTCGGTAAACTCCGGCGAGCTGGCAGAACAAGGCAAGGCCACCATCAGCAAAGCGGCCAGCGACATCCAGTACATTTCCCGTACCGTGGATACAGCGGCAACACAACTGCGCGGGCTGGAAGAAAAGAGCCAGCAGGTGTCCCGCGTAGTGCAGGTAATCCGTGACGTGGCCGATCAGACCAATCTGCTGGCACTCAATGCAGCCATCGAGGCGGCGCGTGCTGGCGAACAGGGCCGCGGCTTTGCCGTAGTGGCAGACGAAGTGCGCAAGCTGGCCGAGCGCACGGCGCAGTCCACCCAGGAAATTTCCTCCACCATCACGGCCATTCTGGAAAGCGCCGAAGTGGCCGTCAAAGCCATGGGGCAGGTAGAAGAAAACGTGGCCGATGGGGTAAGGGGCGCAGCAGAAGCCAATGCATCCATTATCGCCATTGGCAGCGGCAGCCAGCGGGCGGTGGCGCTGGTGGATGAAATCACCAATGCCATCAAGGAGCAAAGCGTAGCAACCACCAGCATTGCCCAGCAGGTGGAAGGCATTGCGCAGATGGCGGAAGAAAGCAGCGCGGCGGCAGGCAATACGGCCAATTCGGCCCAGCAACTGGATAGCTTGTCACGCCAGTTGCAGAGCATTGTCGATGCCTACAAAATCTGACACAGCGTCTTGCATGCAAAATGCCGGCACCAGGTGCCGGCATTTTTTTTAGCTGTCAGGCTGCCTCAGCCGTGCTCAGGCCGTGACTTGCAGCAAGGACTGGCCCAGCCAGGCATTGCCTTCCACTCCGGGCAGGGCAAAGAAATAGCCGCCGCCAAAGGGCTTGATGTATTCCTCCAGCGGTTCGCCATCCAGCCGCTTCTGGGTAGCGATGAAGCCGGTTTGCAGATTGGACTGGAAGCAGATGAATACCAGCCCCATATCCAGTTGGCCGGATTTGGTCAGGCCCAGCGAATAGCTGTAGCTGCGGCGCAGCAGCCGGGCATCGTGGCGGCCATGCAGGCGTGGCTCGGCGCGGCGCATGTGGGAATCCAGCGGCACCTGCCGGCCATGCGGGTCTGCCGCAAAAGCCGGGTCGTCGAATTCGTGCTGCTGGCCCAGCGGCGCACCACTACCCTTGTCGCGGCCGAAAATGCCCTGCTGCTCGCCCAGCGGTGTCCGGTCCCACTGCTCCAGCGTGAAGCGGATCAGGCGAATGGCAATATAGCTGCCGCCCTTGGCCCAGCCTGGTTCCTTGTCCTTGCCATCCACCCACACCAGCGCATTCATCTGGGCGGCATCGGCGGTTTCGGGATTGCCGGTACCGTCCTTGAAGCCGAACAGGTTGATTGGAGTGCTGCTGTTGCGTACCGCACCGGCTGGCAG
The sequence above is drawn from the Aquitalea denitrificans genome and encodes:
- a CDS encoding HAD family hydrolase — protein: MFKIKAVIFDCDGTLVDSESLSARLLGRILQQHGHALDEEIILHYFRGRPYARFLDDISQHFPQLDRERFSQQFRQQSLQLLGSQLQIMPGAHDLLAALQLPRCIASNGPREKIETSLHSTGLKPYFGEAIISAYEVNAWKPDPALIHHALQLLRVDAADCLLVEDSASGIAAGLAAGVAVAGVHLHEDTAAQFAGQISIFPGLQQLAAALGLSLPHRQ
- the aroQ gene encoding type II 3-dehydroquinate dehydratase, which encodes MKKMLMLHGINHNMFGKRDPKQYGTVTLAEIDARLQALGRELDVEVESFQTNHEGEMCERIHQAYADGVDAVLINAGAWTHYSYGIRDALAILTVPIVEIHMSNIHAREPFRHQSVFAEIAKGQICGFGTESYLLGLRAAVAATAA
- a CDS encoding shikimate dehydrogenase family protein, which encodes MISGKTTLIAHLGYPTESFKAPMIYNPWFDSKGIDAVVMPIGVKPEDYVAAVASIRKFTNLRGALVTMPHKVTTLGLMDEITPTAAIAGACNAILVRPDGTLLGDQFDGAGFVRGVERKGFALKGRKVLVSGNGGVGCAIAASLAAAGVAEMALFDSNTASSEALAGRLRQHYPQLKVSVGSNDPAGFELIVNATPLGMKDDDPLPFDMDRVSPDTFVGEVVMKKEITPLLAAAQAKGCPIQLGTDMLFEMIPAYLEFFGFGSTTPEELRAVATLNY
- a CDS encoding methyl-accepting chemotaxis protein is translated as MKLTIAQRLSCTLLVCLIAILTVAGFAYRNMRTAQEQVEYIDNNVLPSIQLLYESTIYGERLRINIRDYMLAGDASERTAAGERLQSNASKVEEGLNNYAAHFISDEQDKQLLATDKSLLKLYLNKTRDIQAMADASNMEGMRKEISQTGEFRNLAMKFTEAMENHVAYNNKTAKQLTEDGQRNYHQALNLFVTVIVLAILVAGGLGFMLVREIRQRMQAFRDGLRHVARELDFTQRIKIHRQDELGNTAEAFNKLLDTLQSSLQSVKQGALTIAGVSTELASTATQVATAAQHQSSASSNMAATVEEMTVSVNHVADRASEANTASVNSGELAEQGKATISKAASDIQYISRTVDTAATQLRGLEEKSQQVSRVVQVIRDVADQTNLLALNAAIEAARAGEQGRGFAVVADEVRKLAERTAQSTQEISSTITAILESAEVAVKAMGQVEENVADGVRGAAEANASIIAIGSGSQRAVALVDEITNAIKEQSVATTSIAQQVEGIAQMAEESSAAAGNTANSAQQLDSLSRQLQSIVDAYKI